From a single Lonchura striata isolate bLonStr1 chromosome 13, bLonStr1.mat, whole genome shotgun sequence genomic region:
- the LOC144247086 gene encoding hydrocephalus-inducing protein-like gives MTQIELVGEGHRDEFTLGGLEEDIQERNAESSLKKDIIDAVRVNHLQFGYCPVRKPCRRTFTITNHTRTKVMRFEWETDAPFQFFPKVGHLHPGCAKGITVILKSDVPATFRRHLVSCKVTKINFELPQRKVPDWDDQICIVTWKETTKKDPAASWPQKEKVRSKMAKKANPAFTQRTTITPSLLAEQLLLSLDIGQP, from the exons ATGACCCAAATAGAGCTGGTGGGTGAAGGCCACAGGGATGAATTCACCCTCGGTGGATTAGAGGAAGACATCCAGGAGAGGAATGCTGAGAGCAGTCTGAAGAAAGACATCATTGATG CTGTCAGAGTGAATCACCTCCAGTTTGGGTACTGTCCTGTCAGGAAGCCCTGCCGCAGGACCTTCACCATCACCAACCACACCCGTACAAAGGTCATGCGCTTTGAGTGGGAGACAGACGCCCCATTCCAGTTCTTCCCCAAG GTGggacacctccatcctggctgTGCCAAGGGCATCACAGTGATCTTGAAATCAGATGTCCCAGCCACCTTCAGGAGGCACCTTGTGAGCTGCAAGGTGACCAAGATTAACTTTGAGCTGCCACAAAGGAAGGTTCCTGACTGGGATGACCAAATATGCATCGTCACATGGAAGGAAACCACCAAGAAAGACCCGGCAGCCAGCTGGCCTCAAAAAGAAAAGGTTAGAagcaaaatggccaaaaaagCCAACCCAGCTTTTACACAAAGAACCACCATAACACCATCACTgttggctgagcagctcctgctttctCTGGACATTGGACAGCCGTGA